In a single window of the Plasmodium cynomolgi strain B DNA, chromosome 6, whole genome shotgun sequence genome:
- a CDS encoding phist protein (Pf-fam-b;~putative) produces MQDNKKNPNFLLSIISSLGNIAKGKSSFKKSFKEKEIKLKSNKFATHIFFKSFFSALVLSLYYLLLQNINASTGNKYPHSHLKNRHSRILYQDIPSFLKGSRANNTTEGQKKNPFPFKHADNNSSGNVDKQNEDLKKKLSNHNQLKTNTGKKEEYNKNEIMFSCANTGNCEEVTEDELNDKLNNIKGAVNAKTMHLVWKYVHNHEKVNFVRMQQEIQNYCKLLAKHYNIPKEFETKKCKHVDDKITNALVKKERFDLKNIKEFAKEDFCARWEFLRYINLKRSSWKELRESKKEKWANYINDVFKKYKGKK; encoded by the exons atgcaagataataagaaaaatccaaattttcttttgtccATAATATCTTCGTTGGGGAATAtagcaaaaggaaagagttcctttaaaaaatcgttcaaagaaaaggaaataaaattaaaaagcaacaaatttgcaacacatatatttttcaagtcTTTTTTTAGTGCATTAGTTCTGTCTTTGTATTACCTTCTCCTACAA aaCATCAACGCATCTACAGGAAATAAATATCCACATTCACACTTAAAGAATAGACATTCGAGGATATTATATCAAGAcattccttcatttttaaaaggatcCCGAGCTAATAATACTACCGAAGGACAGAAGAAGAATCCATTTCCATTTAAACATGCTGATAATAACAGTTCTGGAAATGTGGATAAACAGAATGAagacttgaaaaaaaagctttcGAACCACAACCAATTGAAAACCAACACGGGCAAGAAAgaagaatataataaaaacgaaatcaTGTTCAGTTGTGCAAATACTGGTAATTGCGAAGAAGTAACAGAAGACGAATTAAAcgataaattaaataacatAAAGGGGGCGGTTAACGCCAAAACGATGCATCTTGTATggaaatatgtacataatcaTGAGaaggtaaattttgttcgAATGCAacaagaaatacaaaattattgtaaATTGTTAGCTAAACATTATAACATACCAAAAGAAtttgaaacgaaaaaatgcaaacatgTAGATGATAAAATAACGAATGCACtagtaaaaaaagaacgttttgatttaaaaaatataaaggaaTTTGCTAAGGAAGATTTTTGTGCAAGGTGGGAATTTCTGAGGTACATCAATTTGAAGAGAAGTTCGTGGAAAGAACTTCGAGaatccaaaaaggaaaagtggGCAAACTATATAAATGACGTGTTCAAAAAGTACAAAGGTAAAAAGTGA
- a CDS encoding Duffy binding protein 1 (putative) — MKGKNRPLFFLLVLLLSHKVNNVLLERTIETLQECKNECVKGENCYKLSKGHHYIEEDNIERWLQGTNERRSEENIKYKYGVTELKIKYEQMNGKRTSRILKESIYEAQNFRDNNYREEKDGEHKTDSKTDNGRSANNLVMLDYDTSSSGHPAVTLDNVLEFVTDHGENSLENSSNGGNLYDIVHKKTMSSGVINHAFLQNSEIVTCNDKRKRQVRDWDCSTKKDVCIPDRRYQLCMKEVTNLVNNTDTHFHGDITFRKLDFKRKLMYDAAIEGELLYKKNNYKYNKDLCRDIRWSLGDFGDIIMGTDMEGIGHSQVVENNLKSIFGTGKNALQNRVQWWHESKVHIWRAMMYSVRKRLKDRFAWICKINVAVNVEPQIYRWIREWGGDYITELPTERQKVKEKCDGNIIFTKKKVCTVSQCKNACNLYDQWITRKKEQWDVLSNKFKSVKNEQSIKTADIATAYDILKQEINKFNEETFENEINKLDNAYIDLCLCSLEEVKKHTQNVVRNIEKAAKSVAPNPNPINKAVDSSKAEKVQGNPENGNVNSGANNSTTGKAATGDGQNGNQTPTKSNVQQSDVAESAGAKNVDPHKSVSEKSADTTSVTSIAEAGKENLGTSNSQPSKSTVEANSPGDGTVNSASISVKNSEKPLVTTDKGLEPSKDNSDNNGSTESKKSEANPDSNSKGETGMGQDNDKEKATKDSSNSSDNTSSAKGDTTSAVDRNFNGGVPEDRDKIVGSKKEEKEDNSANKDAATVVGGNTNDRTENGMEKNNVPAPDSKQSVDATPLSKTESLELNESAHRITNDTTHSLKNENEGSEKDLQKHDFTNNDMPNEEPNSAQTTDAEGHHRYSMKNDNGEMRKHMNKGTFTKNPNSNQLNSHNDLSNGKLDIKEYKYRDVNATREKIIYMSEVRRCNNNISLNYCNSVKDKMSSNTCSREKSKNLCCSISDYCLNYFEVYTNEYHNCMKKEFEDPSYKCFTKGGFTDKAYFAAGGALLILLLLITSRHMIKNDSEEATFNEFEEHCDNIQRIPLMPNNIEHMQPLTPLDYS; from the exons atgaaaggaaaaaaccgccctttattttttcttctagtTTTATTATTGTCACACAAA GTAAATAATGTATTATTAGAACGAACAATTGAAACCCTTcaagaatgcaaaaatgaatgtgTGAAAGGTGAAAATTGTTATAAATTATCTAAAGGACATCACTATATTGAGGAAGATAACATAGAACGATGGTTGCAAGGAACTAATGAAAGAAGAAgtgaggaaaatataaaatataaatatggcGTAACGgaactaaaaataaaatatgagcaaatgaatggaaaaagaacTAGCCGTATTTTGAAGGAATCAATTTACGAGGCGCAAAACTTTAGAGACAACAATTACAGAGAGGAAAAAGATGGAGAACATAAAACTGATAGTAAAACTGATAACGGGAGAAGTGCAAACAATTTGGTAATGTTAGATTATGATACATCTAGCAGTGGCCATCCAGCTGTGACCCTTGATAATGTTCTTGAATTTGTGACTGACCATGGGGAAAATTCTCTTGAAAATTCCTCGAATGGTGGCAATCTTTACGATATTGTTCATAAGAAAACGATGTCTAGCGGTGTTATAAATCAtgcttttcttcaaaattctGAAATCGTAACTTGTAATGATAAGAGAAAACGTCAGGTAAGAGATTGGGACTGTTCAACTAAGAAGGATGTTTGTATACCAGATAGAAGATATCAATTATGTATGAAGGAAGTTACGAATTTGGTAAATAATACGGATACACATTTTCATGGTGATATAACATTTCGAAAATTAGATTTTAAAAGGAAACTTATGTATGATGCTGCAATAGAGGgtgaattattatataagaaGAATAActataaatataacaaaGACTTATGTAGGGATATAAGATGGAGCTTGGGAGATTTTGGGGATATAATTATGGGAACTGATATGGAAGGTATTGGACATTCCCAAGTagtggaaaataatttgaaaagcaTCTTTGGAACTGGTAAAAATGCCCTACAGAATCGTGTGCAGTGGTGGCATGAATCTAAAGTACATATTTGGAGAGCAATGATGTACTCAGTTAGAAAGAGATTAAAGGATAGATTTGCATGgatttgtaaaataaatgttgCGGTAAATGTAGAACCGCAGATATATAGGTGGATTCGAGAATGGGGAGGGGATTATATAACAGAATTACCCACAGAACgacaaaaagtgaaagaaaaatgtgatgGAAATATCATTTTTACTAAGAAAAAAGTATGTACGGTATCTCAATGTAAAAATGCGTGTAATTTATATGATCAATGGATaaccagaaaaaaagaacaatgGGATGTTCTGTCaaataaattcaaaagtgtaaaaaatgaacaaagcaTCAAGACGGCAGATATTGCAACTGCTTATGATATACTAAAACAggagataaataaatttaacgAGGAGACTTTTGAGAATGAAATTAACAAACTTGATAATGCATATATTGATTTATGTCTTTGTTCCCTTGAAGAGGTTAAAAAACATACTCAGAATGTTGTAagaaatatagaaaaagCTGCTAAATCTGTGGCACCAAATCCGAATCCGATAAATAAGGCAGTAGATAGTAGTAAGGCGGAGAAGGTTCAAGGGAATCCTGAGAATGGAAATGTTAACAGTGGCGCAAATAATTCTACCACAGGTAAAGCTGCTACGGGGGAtggtcaaaatggaaatcaGACACCTACAAAAAGCAATGTACAACAAAGTGATGTTGCTGAAAGTGCAGGTGCTAAAAATGTTGATCCGCATAAATCTGTAAGTGAAAAGAGTGCCGACACTACGAGCGTTACAAGTATTGCAGAAGCTGGAAAGGAAAACTTAGGCACATCAAATAGTCAACCTTCTAAGTCTACCGTTGAAGCAAATAGCCCAGGTGATGGCACTGTGAACAGTGCATCTATATCTGtaaaaaatagtgaaaaaCCGTTAGTAACCACCGATAAAGGTTTGGAGCCTTCGAAAGATAACAGTGATAACAATGGATCTACGGAATCTAAGAAATCAGAGGCTAATCCTGATTCAAATAGTAAAGGTGAGACGGGAATGGGACAAGACAATGATAAGGAGAAGGCTACTAAAGATAGTAGCAATAGTTCAGATAATACAAGCTCTGCTAAGGGCGATACTACTAGTGCAGTTGATAGAAATTTTAATGGAGGTGTTCCTGAGGATAGAGATAAAATTgtaggaagtaaaaaagaagaaaaggaagataaCTCTGCAAATAAGGATGCAGCGACTGTAGTTGGAGGCAACACTAATGATAGAACAGAAAATggcatggaaaaaaacaatgttCCTGCACCTGACAGTAAACAAAGTGTGGATGCAACTCCGCTAAGTAAAACTGAAAGTTTAGAATTAAACGAAAGTGCACATAGAATTACTAATGATACAACTcacagtttaaaaaatgaaaatgaaggaaGCGAAAAGGATTTACAAAAGCATGATTTTACAAATAATGATATGCCGAATGAAGAACCAAATTCTGCTCAAACTACAGATGCAGAAGGACATCACAGGTATAGTATGAAAAATGATAACGGAGAAATGAGAAAGCATATGAATAAAGGTACTTTTACGAAAAATCCAAATAGTAACCAATTAAATAGCCATAATGATTTGAGTAATGGTAAATTAGATATAAAAGAATACAAATACAGAGATGTCAATGcaacaagggaaaaaattatatatatgtccgAAGTACGCAGGtgcaataataatatttctttaaacTACTGTAACTCTGTAAAAGACAAAATGTCATCGAACACTTGTTCTAGagagaaaagtaaaaatttatgttgtTCAATATCGGATTATTGTTTGAACTATTTTGAGGTTTATACTAATGAGTATCATAATTGcatgaaaaaggaatttgAAGATCCATCATACAAGTGCTTTACAAAAGGGGGCTTTACAG ACAAGGCTTATTTTGCCGCGGGGGGAGCGTTGCTGATACTGCTGTTGTTAATTACTTCACGGCATATGATCAAAAATGA